TTTGGGTTGGTTTTATTGCGTTATTTGGAATTGCAACAGATGATGGTGTTGTAATGGCAACTTATTTAACACAAACATTTAAGCGTGAAAAACCTTCTGATAAAAAAAGTATTAGAGTAGCCGCTTTACAAGCTGCAGAAAAACGAATCCGTCCTTGTTTAATGACAACTGTAACTACAATTTTAGCATTACTACCAGTTTTAACTTCTACAGGAAAAGGAAGTGATATTATGATTCCGATGGCAATTCCAATTTTTGGAGGAATGGTCATTGACATTACCTCTTATTTTATTGTGCCAGTTTTATATAGTTGGCGAGAAGAATTCAAATTAAAAAAATCTAAAAAATGAAAAATTTAATTTTTACACTAATAAGTTTTTTAGCTTTTGGTTTTTCAAATGCACAAGAATTAAATGTACTTATTGAACAGGGACTAAAAAATAATCCAGCAATTCAAAAAATTGAATTACAATATAATATTGCTTCCGAAAAAGTAAACGAAGTTAACACGTTACCAAATACTGAATTTGGTGCTGGATATTTTGTAAGTGAACCAGAAACAAGAACAGGTGCGCAGCGTTTTAGAATTTCTGTAAAACAAATGTTACCTTGGTTTGGTACAATTACTTCAAGAGAAAATTATGTTTCTTCTATGGCAGATGCTAAATATGAAGATATTGTTATTGCCAAACGGAAGCTAATTTCTTCTGTTTCGCAATCCTATTATAACTTGTATACAAATAAAGCAAAGCAAAAAGTATTAGAAGAAAATATAAAACTACTTGAAACTTATGAAACATTAGCATTAACATCAGTTGAAATTGGTAAAGCTTCTGCTGTAGATGTTTTACGATTGCAAATGCGTCAAAATGAAATGGAGCAATTATTGGCAATTTTAAATCAACAGTATTTAACTGAACAAACTACCTTAAATAAGTTGTTGAATCGTGATAAATCAATTTATATAACTGTTGTGAGTGATTTAAACTTTCCCAGTGAAAATTTTGATATTAATATAGATAATTTATCTGTGCACCCTGAATTATTAAAATATGATAAATTGTATCAATCTATAGAAAAATCAGAATTATTAAATCAGAAAGAAAGTGCTCCAATGATTGGTTTCGGTTTCGATTACATTAATGTTACTAAACGCCCAAATATGAGTTTTAGTGATAATGGTAAAGATATTTTTATGCCAATGGTAACAGTATCCATACCTATTTTCAACAATCGTTATAAATCAAAAACGAAGCAAAAAAACTTACAAAAACAAAAAGTTTTAGCACAGAAACAGGAAAGAAAAAATAAATTAGAAATGTTTTTAGACAAAGCAATAAACAAACGAACTTCTGCAAGAATAAGTTATAAAACACAAGCTAAAAATTTAAAGCAGGCTAAAAATGCAGAAGAAATTCTAATTAAAAGTTATGAAACAGGAACGATTGATTTTAATGATGTATTAGATATTCAAGAGTTACAATTAAAGTTTGAAATGAATCAAATTGCATCTATTAAATCCTACTTCATACAAACCACAATTATTAATTACTTAATTCAATAAAAAAATGACACATACATATAAAATTACAGGAATGACTTGTGGAAATTGCAAAGCTTCCGTAGAAAAATATTTAGGTGAAATTGATAATATTACAAATATTTCTGTAAACCTAGAAAAAGGAGAAGCAGAAATCACAATGAATAAATACATAAAAACCAATATTTTAAAAGATGCTTTACCCGAAAAATATATTCTATCAGAAAAAAAGGAGCGTAAAGAAAAAATCTCAGCAATAGATTTTGAAGCAGTGTCTGAAAAATCAAAATTTGAGCAATTAAAACCACTGTTTTTAATCATATTTTATATAACAACGGCAAGTATTTTATTAAACTATAAAGATTGGAATTGGAACGAATTTATGCTCAACTTTATGGGCTTATTTTTCATCGTCTTTAGCTTTTTTAAAATGTTAGACTTAAAAGGGTTTCCAGATTCTTTTAGAATGTATGACCCTTTGGCAAAAAAGATTCCTTTTTACGGAAAAATTTATCCTTTTATAGAAACCGCTTTAGGTTTAATGTTTCTATTACATTATGAAATAAATATTGCTTTAATAATTACGCTAATTGTATTAAGTATCACTACAATTGGTGTTACAAAAACACTTTTAAGTAAAAAAGCAATTAAATGCGCTTGTCTTGGTACTGCTTTAAAATTACCAATGACAGAAGCCACATTTATAGAAAATACCATAATGATTGTGATGGCAAGTTTAATGCTTCTAAACATCTTTTAAATATGAAAAAGTATATAATTTATATAGGTTTTATAACTATTGGTTTATTATTTGGCTGGTTATTATTCGGAAATCCATCAGCCGAAAAAATAGAACATGAGCATTCTCAAACAGTAGAAAAAAAACAGCTATGGACGTGTTCTATGCATCCGCAAATTATGAAATCAGAAGCTGGTGATTGTCCTATTTGTGGCATGGATTTAATTCTTACAGAAAATAGTTCTGAAGGTTTAATGGCAGACCAATTTAAACTGACAAGAAACGCAATAGCTTTGGCTAACATTCAAACTTCTATTGTCGGAAATGATAAAATAGAAGATAATACCATTAAATTATCAGGAAAAATTGTAGAAAATGAAGAAGCTAATACTGTTCAAATCAGTTATTTTTCGGGGAGAATAGAACGTTTAAATATTAACTCTAAAGGTGTAAAAGTTAGAAAAGGTCAACTATTAGCAACTATTTATTCACCAGAGTTATTTGCCGCACAACAAGAATTAATTACAGCTTCGTCTTTAAAAGAAACCCAACCTGCATTATACAAGGCTGTTCGTAATAAATTAAAATTATGGAAACTCTCTAAAAATCAAATCAATAAAATTGAAACGTCAGGTAAAGTAAAAGAAAATTTCCCTGTCTATGCTACTGTATCAGGTACCGTTTCAGAAAAATTAGTAGCAGAAGGAGAATCTATTAAACTAGGGCAACCGTTGTTTAAAATAGCAAATCTAAATACAGTTTGGGTAAATTTTGATATTTATGAACACCAGATTGATTTGTTTAAAAAAGGACAAGACATTTTTATAATAACAAACTCAACTAAAAAAATTAGTGCAAAAGTAGATTTTATAGATCCTGTTTTAGATTCTAAAACAAGAACTGTAAAATTAAGAGTTGTGCTTAATAATAGAAATGATGATTTTAAACCAGGAATGTTTGTTGAAGGAAAAATTAAAGGAATCAATTCGAATGAAGGAGAAGTTATTTCTATTCCGGCATCAGCTGTTTTATGGACAGGAAAACGTTCTGTTGTATATCTAAAACCGAATGATAATGAACCTATTTTTGAAATGCGTAAAATTACATTAGGAAATAGAATCGGAAACAATTACGAAGTTTTACAAGGTTTAAAAAAAGGAGATGAAATTGTAACAAATGGGACTTTCACTGTTGATGCCGCTGCTCAATTACAAGGCAAAAAATCAATGATGAACAAGAAAGGCGGTAAAGTGATGACTGGTCACGAAAATCATCTTGGAATGAATAATAATTCAACAGTTAATAATTTCAATAAAAACGAAAGGATAGAAGTCTCAGAAGAGTTTCAAAATCAACTAAAAACAGTTTTTAATGATTATATCCAATTAAAAAATGCTTTGATTAAAGGTGATACTAATAAAGTAATAAGAGCATCAAAAAAGATAATAGAAAATGTTTCTAAAATTGATATGAAATTACTAAAAGACAATAAAACCCATAGAAACTGGATGTCTTTAGAAAAAGAAATAAAAGCAGCTACAACTTCAATTTATAAAACAATTGATATTGTAGAACAAAGAAGTCATTTCATACAACTATCATCTAGTTTAATCACTACAGTTCAACTATTTGGAATTAACGAGAAAGTTTATGTTGAATTTTGTCCAATGGCAAATAGTAACAAAGGTGCTTATTGGCTAAGTAAAGAAGAAGTGGTAATGAATCCTTATTATGGAAATGCTATGTTAAAATGTGGGGAAGTAAAACAAATTTTAGACTAATAAAAATCAATAATTAAATTTTAATCAAATGAAAAAAATAATTTTAAGTTTAGTAATTATTACAGCTACAATATTTACAAGCTGTAAAAATGAAGGCAAAAAAGAAACGAGTACGAACAAAACTGAGGTTTCTAAAGAAATAGCAAAAACAGATATTACCTTTGGTGTAAGAGGAAACTGTGGTATGTGTAAAAGTACTATTGAAAAAGCTGCAAATAATATTGAAGGTGTATCAACTGCAACTTGGAATGTAGATAAAAAGAAAATTGAGGTGTCTTTTGATAATGCTAAAACAAACGTTATGGCAATTCACAAAGCTATTGCAGCTTCTGGTTACGATACAGAAAAAGCAAAAGGAAATTTAGATGCGTATAATGGTTTACCTGATTGTTGTAAATATGATCATACTATGGAAATGAGTATCGAATAAAAACAATAGAATATTTCCTTAACAAATACACTGTTAAGGAAATATTTTCTACGTTTTATCTATTTTTTTTAAACAAAAGCTAATGAAGTACTGCACTTGTACCCCACTTCACACTTACGAAACTCTATTAAATAAAGGAAAGTTACATATTGTACCAGGAAATAGATTATATCTCCTTTAATGGTGTTTCCTTTGATTAAATATCAGCGATAAAAAAAGAGATAGTTACGATAACTACCTCCTTATTTATTTTACTACCAATTCAATATTATCAGTTTTAGACTGTATACATCTTTAAAATAGTTGTTTTTAGCTTCTATTAATAATGCTTTGTTCACTTTTACCTTATAAATGAATTCAATTTAAAGTCAATATACTAAAATATATAAAAGCTCTTTTTATGTAAAAAACTTTAAATTCCTAAAAACCCCAAAAACTACTAAAAGTAAGGTAATTAAGGTCATATAAAATATATTTTTAACAAGATTAAACTCAGTTTCAGTTTTAAAAAACACTACTTTATATTTTTTCCAGTCTATAGTATTTACAGCTTCATTTTCAAATATTTTTGGATAAAACTGTAAACGAACACCTTCATGAAATTTTGTTGTTGCATTTAAAAATTTCACTTGATGTGTTAAACCTGTATTCGCTATTTTATTCATAGATAGTTGTACTTGTAAAGGTGGAAAAAACTGTGCTATTTTTGCACTTAAACCTTCTCTGCTTTTTATCTTATTATACATAGCATCTCGTTCATGCTTTGATTCATCATCTCCCATTTGTTGCATCGCATAATACCACAACCATGAAAATCCTTTTTCTTGTACTTTATATTTAGAAAATTGTGGGTAATGTTTATAAAACTTATTTACAGTTTCATTTTTATCTGTATCCCACTTTTTATGATACTCATCTCTTTGTTTTATCGTCATTGTAAAAGCTTCACCTATTGGATATTTGTTAGTTATATAATTATTTATAACTACAGGTAAAAAAACAACCAAAATTAACCAACTAACTAATAATATTATTGCATTAGTATTCGATGTTTTTCTTAACATAATAACAAAAAAACATACAGCAAACCAAAACAGTAAATACAGATAGCTTATAATTATAAGCTGTAAAAAAGCAGTATTAAATGGAATTTCTAAAACTAGCTTCGATAATAAGAATAGTACTCCTAAAATAATAAATACAAAAAACACTCTTATAGATAATTTCATTAGTAAAAACTTAAAAGAGGATTTTCCTTGAGTAGTAATCATTTTCCAAGTCCCTTTTTCTACCTCTTCTGATAAAAGGTTAAAATTTAAAGCTATAATTACCAAAGGAAAAAGAAAGATAATAAGAAAACTCAGGTCTAAATTCCCCGTTTGTAAACGCATTGGATTTACTAAATCCGTATCATATTTTTGCCCTTCTAAATTTAAAATACTAACATTTTGTATATGAGAATTCAAATCACTTTGTCCAATAGAAATCCCCGCTAATGATTGAACAGGTTTAATAAAAGAAAACTTTAAATAATATAATAATAAACCTAAATCATCTTTATGAATATTCGTCTGGGTTGTTAAATGTTTTTGTTGCTGCTCAATAGTTTTTTCTATTGCTACTTGCTTTTGAGATAAAAACTGTTTTCCTGTACTTATACTTAAAACACCTAAAATTAATAGTATGCTAAAAGCTAGTAATACAGTTTTTGATCTAAAGAATTGTTTAATTAATAATCTATACATAATTAAATAATTTTAAAACGATTAGAAAATTTTATCATAACGATAAAAGAAATTATTAACCAGACGCAAAGTGTAATTATTGCTAACAATTGATTATTTATTGTTTTACAAATTGAAATATATTGGTAATTAAATTCCGGTAATGCCTTCCAATGTTCCTTCTTAACAACATGAACCTTACCTTCACTTCCATTAGCTTTATTACTAATAAACTTCATTTGTAAATTATTCATGTATTGAGATTGTTTGTACCTGTAATCTTCTGTTTGTAATAAAAAGTTAACGTATGTTTCAAAATCTACTCCTGAAAAACTCATTGATAAATTTTTTATTGCTAAATATGGATTCATCAACACTAAACTATTTGTTATACTATTTTGCTTCTTATAAGTATTAATTAGCTTTTTATGTTGCTTATTATATATAACAGCCGATTTTTCTTCTCCTTTTCCCATTAAAAAACCACTATAATTAAATGCTAAGTCTTTTACATCTGTAACATTATTTACTTTTAAAATTGAATCACGCAAACTATTAAAATATGGATCGTTTGGATTATGACTGTCTCCTTCTTTTGAAACTTCAGTCTCTATTGCCGCTCTAAATTCAATTTTAGATAAATTAGGGTATGTATAATTACCTAATACTTGAGCTGTTTTAGGTATGATTATAAAAAACAGTAACCATATTCCTAACAGACTTAATAATGCTTTGTTAGAGTTTTCACTCTTAGCTGACACCATTACTGTAATGCAACATAGAATCATAAAAAACAATATGTAAACAATTGTTATTAAAAATGATCTAATTACAATAGCATTACTTAATGTATTACCTTCTAAAAAAGAAATACTCCATAACGATAAGAAGGCTGGCAGAAAAAATAAGCTGGAAACAAGGAACAATCCTAATGATTTACCTAAAAGAACTTCTTTTATATTTGCTCCCTGAACATAAATTATCTTGAGTGTTCCGTTTTCTTTTTCAGATATAACAGATGAATACCCTATGAAGAAAATAATTAGCGGTAAAATCAATTGTAATAGCATAGCAATGTTCAAATCACCAAAACGCACCAATCCTGTAGAGAAACTTGCTTCTGAAAAATTTGCCGTATTTTGCTTATGTGCTTCTAAAAAAACAGCATTTCCTGTATAAGTTTCAATACCTGAATCGAAAACACTTAAAGGGTGCTGCAAACGGAAAACAAATGACCCGAAATGAGCCATTCGATGTGGGTGTTTATCTGGACTATCTTCCCAACTTTCTCTTGAACTTTCTTGATGATGTTCAATAATATGATGGTGTGCCTCAAAAGCATTCCAACTAGTTACTGTTACATAAGTTAAAACAGCTAAAAAAACAGCTAATAGTACTAAAAGACCTTTATTACTAAAGGCCTTTTTAAAAAACTGTTTTGTTATTAAAATAATAACGTTTTTTTTCATATTAATTAAAACTTATAGGTTGTTGTAAGCATAAAATTTTGAGGAGCTCCTGGAAATAAACGTGTATTATTAAGGGCTCCTGTCCAATATACGGTATCAAATAAATTATTTAATTTTAACGTAAATTCAAAATTAGAATTTAAAGGTTTGTAATAAGCAGCTATATCTATTATAGTATAATCAGGTAACTTTAAATCTCTTTGATACCAAGCTAATTTATCACCACTATATTGAATCCCTGAACCTAAACTTACACCTCGTAAAGCACTTGAATCGTTAAAGCTATATTTCGCCCATAAGTTCCCACTCCATCTAGGTGCTGCTTCTGTTCGTTCACCTATTAATGAAGGATCATCCGATTTTACAATTTCCGCATCAACATAACTTCCTGAAGCGCTTATTTGAAGATTTTTTAGAAGTTGTCCATTTACATCAAACTCTATACCCTGACTACGATCTTCACCTCGTTGATTAATTTCGAAGCCTAAATCATTAGTTGCATTGGTATTTATTAATAAAACATTTTTTTGACGGATTCTAAAAGCTGCAGCTGAAGCATTAACTTTTCCATTAAAAAATCTACCTTTTACTCCTATCTCCTCTAAACTACTTGTTAATGGTTTAAATGTACTTAAAATACTTAGCCTATCATTATTCCAAAAGAAATTTGCTACACTAGGCATTAAACCTGTTGTATAAGCATGAGGCTGAAAACCTTCTAAATAGGTTGCATAAACATTTAAGTTATTATTAATTTCATAAGACAACCCAACTCTTGGTATTAATGCATTAAATGTATTTTTACTTCTGTTAGCTGTTCCGTAATTAAAATCATCCTCAAACCATTCATGCCTAAGACTAAATAATAATGAAAAATTATAAAATTTAGCTACATTTTGAATATAAGCTCCATGTGTTTTTAATACTTGAGCAGGTATAGCCCCAGAAAATAGATTATAAGAATTTGTATTTCTAATAATATTAGAAGGATTATTCAAATCAAAAAAACCTGCCGCAGGTAACTTAATATTTATACCGTTATACGCTGTTAAAATTTCATTCCCATCAGCATCTTTTAAGTTACGTCTTACCGAATTTACACCTCCTCCAATAGTTTTATCAAATCGATGTAAATCGTAACCTATTACTGTTTTAAACTCTGCTGCATCTCCTAATTTATAATCAAAATTTAAAAAGGCGCTTATATTATCTGTATTCCAAGATTGTTTTCTTTCTGCATAACGTAATCCTACAAGTCCAGAAACAGGATCCCCGTTCTCATCTTGAACAGCCTTTTCATATCTATGTTCTTGTAAATCTTCACTCCATAACTGTTTCATGTATTTAGCATTCAGTTGAACACCTTCATACAAACGTTGACTAAAGCTTATCGTAGTAATCCACTCTTTTGTCTTATTAAAATCATTTGTAGCTGCTATATTTCTTGAGATAGGAGTGCTTTTTAAATTGAAGTTTTCTCCACCTAATTTTTCAAAAACAGGTTGACCACGATCTAAATTTCCTGTACTGCTATTATAAATCATCTCAACATTTATAGAAGTATGAGCACTAGGCATAAAACTAAAAGACGGAGAAACTAATATCGCATTATTTTGTACTAAATCTCTGAATGATTTTGCCTCTTGCACAGCGGCATTTAAACGATATAATAATGTTTTTTCTTCATTTAATGGCCCTGTAAAATCTAAACCTCCTCTAATAGTATTAAAACTTCCTATTCCAAAAGTTACTTCTTTTCTTTCTTCTGCTAACGGTTTTTTAGTTACGATATTAACAGTACCTCCTGGGTCAGCACTTGAAAAAGTAACAGAACTAGGTCCTTTTACAACTTCAACACGCTCTATATTTTGTGTTAATGGTTGTAAAAAATAAAATTGACGTGTACGCATACCATTTAACACTTGCCCATCTTCATTCTGTGTAATACCTCTGATATTAAAATGATTATACATACTTACTGGTGTAACACTACTTACCCCTTTTACGGCATCTGATAATTGAAAAGCTACTTTATCATCAATTAATTCTTTTGTTACAGTAGCGACAGATTGAGGTAATTCTTTATTTTTAATAGCTACTTTAGTGGCTGAAAAAGAATAGTCACTGTTATAATCTTTACGTTTTCTTCCTATAATTTCAACAGATTGTAATAGCTCTGTAGATTCTTTTAACGAAATTACACCTAAATCTACTTTTTGATTATTTGAAATAGTTACTGTATTATTATACGATTCATAACCAACAAAAGTTATGATTACATTATAAATACCATTTTCTTGTAATACTATAGAAAAGTCCCCATCTGTATTAGACATGATACCTTTTTTATCTTTTTTTTCATTCGAAACAATAACGTTTGCTCCTTCTATTGCTATATTATCTTTATTTACAACTTTTCCTGTAATTTTTACTTGTGAAAAGATTGTTTGTGTAATTAAAAATAAAACTACGAATCCTATGTTTTTGTAATTCATGATTGTTTTTATGAGTTATGGGGTTTGAGATAATTACTCCATTTTTTATATTAATAATAGAGTTGGGTTTATTAAAATTATTTATTTTTTAACTGTTATTAAATAGTCTTTATATATAAATCTTGTAATTCTTGAGCTGTTATTTTTGATGTTTCTGTAGTATGAATTAAACTTCCTTCTTTCATAATTCCTATACGAGAACCAATATTCACCGCATTAAAAATATCATGAGTAGCCATAAATATTCCTACCCCGTTTGCCGACAATTCTTTACATGTTTTAGCAAATTCTACAGATGCTTTTGGATCTAAACCTGAAGTAGGTTCATCCATAAGAATATATGAGGCGTTTTTAGATAATGCAATCGCAATACCTACTTTTTGACGCATTCCTTTAGAATAGGTTCCTAACTTTTTGTGGTACGATTCTTCCTGTAAATTTGCTTGTTTTAAAAATTGGTCTAATTCCTTTTTGGTATATGTAAAACCTGCTAATCGACTAAAGAAATCTAAATTTTCTAATCCAGACAAACTACCATACAACTCTACTGTTTCTGGAATATAGGCTATTGAACTTCTATTAAAATTAGCATCTGAAACAGAAACATTATCTATTAATGCTTCACCAGAAGTTGGCGTTAATAAACCTAAAAAAAGATTAATAGTAGTAGTTTTTCCAGCTCCATTTTGCCCTAGTAAGCAAAATATTTCTCCTGGTTTTACTGAAAGACACAAGTCTTTGAGCGCTGATTTATCATCATAGCGCTTACAAAGCTTTTTTGCTTGTAGCATAATTAAATTTTTAATATGTTAAAATGAAATATTCGTTTTTAGAACACATATTTATTTAAATAAATAAAATATGAGTTCTAAAAAGTTAAAGGATGTATTAAATAAATTATAGGACTAGACCCACCTCTTTGGTGTTTTAAGTAATTTTGTAAAATATCTAGTATGTTAAGCTATAAAGTAAGGTGGTGCTCTTGATTTTTTTATACTAAATACAACAGATGTAAAGCTATTGTCTTTTTCTAAAAAAAAATCGGTTATTAACTTAGGTGCTAATATTGCATAAGTAAAAGTTGGATCTTTAGATAATTCTACATCTAAATAAATATTACATAAAGAACAATCTTTGTTTGTATCAGTTACTTTTTCATATTCTAAAGAAGATGTTAACTGTTCTTTGTTATTTGAATGATGTTCAAAAGAGTGATTAAGAACAACAAGGTGTGTCATCAAGATGATGGCAGATAGTAATAAACTTGTTATTCTTTTTAAATTATTCACGTTGCAAATATATATTGTTTATTTTTATCTAAAAGATAAAATAAATACATTTATTTTTAGAGATAGAATTGAAACGAAATTTGATACCACTACCCCATTCCGTTTACTATAAAACTTTATTGTTCTAGATTACTACTTTATATATTGAAAAAGAAACTAACATCCAAACTTACCTCTCTGAATCTCCAAAATAAAATTCACAATAAATTTTAAACCAATAATTTATCTGCGAAATAATTTAACATGTCTTCAACTTGATTTACATCATCTTTATCTATTGAGACATCAGTTAATTTCGGAAGGTGTTTTGCAAAATATATTTGATTATTAGACATTTCAAATAAATTTGTAGCTAAAGCAAAAGGAAATTTAGATTAGTACAATGATTTAACTAACTGTTGTAAATATAATCATATTATGGAAATGAATATCGAATAAAAGCAATACATATTTACTCCATCCCACTGTTTTGAGTACTTCACTTTCAATTTTTATTGCCTATATGTTACTCAAAGTGTATTTTTGAGTTTCAGCAACAAGTAATTATTGGCTTTAGATAAATTCTGCAACATAATAAGCAGTACCATTAGAATTTATAAAGTCTTTTCTGTGGTATTACAGTTATTACAAGAGATAAAAAAGAAGAATACTCTCCTACTATATAAGTATAAAAAATGTTTAAGCATTAAAGAAAGTTCTCTTTTACTTGATGTAAATAGATAAGTTATTTATAGGGTAATTCAGAAAAAAATTATCAGTTTTAAAAAGATATATTGAAAAATTAATGCTATAAACATTAAACTTATACAAAGAGGAATAAAACAAATGGCGCCTACTTATAAAATAACCTATAAAAATTTTAAGCATCTAAACCAATGATAATCCCCATTGTTAAGGTAAAAGAGTTCATACAATTTTTAATAAATAGAAATTTAACATGAGTGTAGAAATAATAAATCAATTAGATAAGCTATATAACCAAAAGGAATACTCTAAAATTATTGAAATAATTTCTAACTTATCCCAAAACACGTTAACATTTTCGTTAATTAATCATCTTGGAAGAGCTTATAGTGATATTGGTGACTATGACAAAGCTCTTGAAACTCTTTATAAAGTTTCTGAAGCAGGAAAAACAGATTCTCTTTGGAATTTTACAGTAGGATATACATATTTTCATAAATCAGACACAAAAAAAGCGTTAGTTTATTTAAAACAAAGTGCATTGCTGGGAAATAGTAATGCAGCAGCTTTAGCTTCAATACTCGATGGAACCTTCAAATTTCCTAAAGAAAGGGATGTGAAAAAAGTAAATTTAAAACCTAAAACACCTAGTCAAACAAAATTTGAAAAAACCATGGTTAATTTAACTAACTATTTTCCAAAACTACAACCAGGTATTAGTATTCATCTTTTAGAAAGCTATATTCTAAAACTATTAAAACATTTTACTAAAAATAAAACAACATGGAACAAAGGTATTGAATTACTAAATGATTTAATTTACCTAAAGAAACACGATAATTCAATAATATCTAAAAACACTTGTATACAGATATTTAACTGGATTAAAACTAAATATAATAACAAAGTGTTTGAAGGTTTTCCTGAAAGTTGCTCCTCTAGCGAAAAAGAATATAATAGTTTAATGTTTTTAATGAATTCCTCACTAGATACATTATTAAAAATTAAACATAAAGTAGAAATTCTCCCTTACTTAAACGTACTTTTAAAAAACTCATCAAATGATTTTGAGATAAATAGTTTAAAAAATCTAATTCGTTCGGTAAAATATGTTAATTCAGATTCTAAGCTAAAAATATCAACTGAGATTTTAAATAAAATTTTATTAGAGACAGATAAACATTTTGAAGATGAATATAATACAAATAATGGCGGATATCTTTTTTGTGGGCTTAAAGAAACAATTAGTGAACATAAACTATGTTACACCATAAGT
This genomic stretch from Tenacibaculum sp. Bg11-29 harbors:
- a CDS encoding ABC transporter ATP-binding protein, with protein sequence MLQAKKLCKRYDDKSALKDLCLSVKPGEIFCLLGQNGAGKTTTINLFLGLLTPTSGEALIDNVSVSDANFNRSSIAYIPETVELYGSLSGLENLDFFSRLAGFTYTKKELDQFLKQANLQEESYHKKLGTYSKGMRQKVGIAIALSKNASYILMDEPTSGLDPKASVEFAKTCKELSANGVGIFMATHDIFNAVNIGSRIGIMKEGSLIHTTETSKITAQELQDLYIKTI
- a CDS encoding TonB-dependent siderophore receptor; protein product: MNYKNIGFVVLFLITQTIFSQVKITGKVVNKDNIAIEGANVIVSNEKKDKKGIMSNTDGDFSIVLQENGIYNVIITFVGYESYNNTVTISNNQKVDLGVISLKESTELLQSVEIIGRKRKDYNSDYSFSATKVAIKNKELPQSVATVTKELIDDKVAFQLSDAVKGVSSVTPVSMYNHFNIRGITQNEDGQVLNGMRTRQFYFLQPLTQNIERVEVVKGPSSVTFSSADPGGTVNIVTKKPLAEERKEVTFGIGSFNTIRGGLDFTGPLNEEKTLLYRLNAAVQEAKSFRDLVQNNAILVSPSFSFMPSAHTSINVEMIYNSSTGNLDRGQPVFEKLGGENFNLKSTPISRNIAATNDFNKTKEWITTISFSQRLYEGVQLNAKYMKQLWSEDLQEHRYEKAVQDENGDPVSGLVGLRYAERKQSWNTDNISAFLNFDYKLGDAAEFKTVIGYDLHRFDKTIGGGVNSVRRNLKDADGNEILTAYNGINIKLPAAGFFDLNNPSNIIRNTNSYNLFSGAIPAQVLKTHGAYIQNVAKFYNFSLLFSLRHEWFEDDFNYGTANRSKNTFNALIPRVGLSYEINNNLNVYATYLEGFQPHAYTTGLMPSVANFFWNNDRLSILSTFKPLTSSLEEIGVKGRFFNGKVNASAAAFRIRQKNVLLINTNATNDLGFEINQRGEDRSQGIEFDVNGQLLKNLQISASGSYVDAEIVKSDDPSLIGERTEAAPRWSGNLWAKYSFNDSSALRGVSLGSGIQYSGDKLAWYQRDLKLPDYTIIDIAAYYKPLNSNFEFTLKLNNLFDTVYWTGALNNTRLFPGAPQNFMLTTTYKF